Proteins from a single region of Trichoderma asperellum chromosome 3, complete sequence:
- a CDS encoding uncharacterized protein (EggNog:ENOG41), with protein sequence MPDYTYKSSGTNSQGNHYCARDYGSSASNSNSYHYSNQDGSYYYSNSNGSTYYNNGAGSSTYTSPSGNSTTQSGGSNSSK encoded by the exons ATGCCTGACTACACGTACAAAAGCTCTGGAACCAATAGCCAG GGTAACCACTACTGCGCTCGGGATTACGGAAGCAGTGCTTCCAATTCCAACTCCTACCACTACTCTAACCA GGACGGCTCCTACTACTACTCCAACTCGAACGGTAGCACATACTACAACAATGGCGCTGGGAGCTCCACTTACACTTCTCCCAGCGGAAACTCGACTACACAATCCGGAGGCAGCAACAGTAGCAAATAG
- a CDS encoding uncharacterized protein (EggNog:ENOG41~TransMembrane:2 (o389-410i440-458o)), translating to MVNAGHELTPMKVQMPIGKLSPLDLLAELQTNPSSISSKARAAALRMFLILLKSIPTQPRATTPLAKPRVGNQYGAPAVYQRQQRTVREAFQPATRAAAPFRRPSNPFLTPPNWKTSGRITELEDGPDDYQPASSSKNVQAQADTTLALTRTDSAETVWPQVIRHNETVNEFDQAFCETRIKDTTLPSDDSTNAFSRLPFELIDLKEAAKTYGSQRYRNADEADSFAQRARLGPLWSGYSNEAGPSSSGGYRFGGSNNPPVTRPSTAVFRDQITNTRPTVEFDFVDNTPSPSSAILGSLRSKLSLRPKSQKPQPARFGHFKAAAALGAKCLRIKAPPSKSQNSNQIWALSRNETGGVLTPSEAELIESARGEIMDRRRSPEEMEHKRKVLFIVIVLSSIVFPLIGFLALLGKFDSTVCWYALGEMKGFTKEQRGMLMQQLLVETFIYTVLIIFLSLHFSGHL from the exons ATGGTGAATGCCGGCCACGAGCTCACACCGATGAAGGTACAGATGCCGATTGGCAAACTGTCACCACTGGACCTGTTGGCGGAGCTGCAGACCAATCCGAGCTCAATCTCATCAAAGGCAcgggcagcagccttgcggATGTTTCTGATTTTATTGAAGAGCATCCCTACCCAGCCAAGAGCTACAACGCCGTTG GCCAAACCTCGTGTTGGTAATCAGTATGGAGCCCCGGCCGTTTATCAACGTCAGCAGAGAACCGTACGCGAGGCTTTTCAGCCTGCTACTCGCGCTGCGGCTCCTTTTCGGCGGCCCTCAAATCCTTTTTTGACTCCTCCCAATTGGAAGACCTCGGGTCGTATTACGGAGTTAGAAGACGGCCCTGATGATTATCAGCCTGCAAGCTCGAGCAAAAATGTTCAAGCGCAGGCAGACACTACTCTAGCCCTGACACGAACCGATTCCGCCGAGACTGTCTGGCCCCAAGTCATTCGTCATAATGAGACAGTAAATGAGTTTGACCAGGCATTTTGCGAAACTCGAATTAAGGATACGACACTGCCTAGCGACGATTCTACCAACGCATTCTCTCGTTTGCCATTCGAACTGATCGACTTGAAAGAGGCTGCTAAAACTTATGGCTCTCAAAGATACCGCAACGCAGATGAAGCTGACTCTTTTGCTCAGAGAGCCAGACTTGGACCTCTCTGGTCGGGCTATTCCAACGAGGCCGgcccgtcttcttctggcGGCTACCGCTTTGGCGGCTCCAACAATCCTCCCGTGACACGTCCCTCTACGGCAGTGTTTCGAGATCAAATAACCAATACCCGTCCAACTG TTGAGTTTGATTTCGTCGATAATACACCGAGTCCATCTTCGGCTATTCTGGGCTCTTTGAGATCCAAGCTGTCTCTCCGTCCGAAATCTCAGAAACCTCAGCCAGCTCGTTTTGGCCACTTCAAAGCTGCAGCCGCCTTGGGAGCTAAATGTCTCCGAATCAAAGCTCCGCCATCCAAGTCTCAGAACAGCAATCAGATATGGGCCTTGTCCAGAAACGAGACTGGAGGCGTCTTGACTCCCTCCGAGGCCGAGCTGATCGAATCCGCTCGCGGAGAAATCATGGATCGTCGCCGTTCTCCTGAAGAAATGGAACACAAGCGTAAAGTCTTGTTCATTGTAATCGTTCTCTCCTCTATCGTTTTTCCCTTGATAGGATTCCTTGCTCTCCTCGGCAAATTTGACTCGACCGTTTGCTGGTACGCACTTGGCGAGATGAAAGGCTTTACCAAAGAGCAGCGAGGCATGCtcatgcagcagcttcttgtcGAGACGTTCATCTACACGGTCTTGATCATCTTCCTGTCCCTTCATTTTTCAGGCCACCTCTGA
- a CDS encoding uncharacterized protein (EggNog:ENOG41), with translation MRQIAYGWSKPTIVHIPTSYQQDVARAHSSDDPFAASDMHDIPLHEDSPYDDFLKQDGNQAPISEQTPSQPSPSPWGMGRSLTKSKPSSQVDRDEARSEWETVAGDDERHYQVTGPPKAKVTLKSLGLVPDTDDEDGGDDVKGKGIKPPFKRPGTPFDAFGFSNRSGEHEANPIRVDQDANYGSAFVHHGHTEFIRQPVYGVGVHETGPSRPTGRRGFPVNSKTSSSESTDHFKYDGEAYSTFLHPSSTRETKDSTSRPTTTNKERGLSMRAKFESKESTMPSKTAFYNPTAVLST, from the exons ATGAGGCAAATCGC ATATGGATGGAGCAAACCAACTATTGTCCATATTCCTACTAGCTACCAACAGGATGTAGCCAGAGCTCATTCAAGCGATGATCCATTCGCTGCATCTGATATGCATGACATTCCGCTTCATGAAGACTCTCCTTATGATGATTTTTTGAAGCAAGATGGCAATCAAGCTCCTATTTCGGAGCAAACACCCTCGCAGCCATCCCCATCGCCATGGGGCATGGGACGCAGTCTTACCAAGTCCAAACCGTCTTCCCAGGTAGATCGCGATGAAGCACGATCTGAATGGGAGACCGttgctggtgatgatgagcgTCACTATCAAGTAACCGGCCCCCCAAAGGCCAAGGTCACGCTGAAGAGTCTGGGACTCGTCCCTGACactgacgatgaagatggtggCGACGACGTTAAAGGAAAAGGAATCAAGCCGCCTTTCAAGAGGCCCGGTACTCCATTTGACGCGTTTGGCTTCTCTAACCGTTCGGGAGAGCATGAAGCAAATCCCATCAGAGTGGACCAAGACGCGAACTATGGCTCAGCCTTTGTTCACCATGGACACACTGAGTTCATCAGACAGCCCGTCTATGGAGTAGGAGTCCATGAAACAGGCCCATCTCGGCCAACAGGACGTCGAGGCTTCCCAGTTAATTCCAAGACTTCGAGCAGCGAGAGTACAGATCATTTCAAGTACGATGGGGAGGCCTACTCTACCTTTCTGCATCCATCCAGTACACGAGAAACAAAAGACTCCACGTCTCGCCCTACAACTACGAACAAGGAAAGAGGCTTGAGCATGCGAGCCAAATTTGAATCAAAAGAGTCTACTATGCCCAGCAAGACTGCCTTTTACAATCCGACCGCGGTTCTATCGACCTAG